The Chrysemys picta bellii isolate R12L10 chromosome 5, ASM1138683v2, whole genome shotgun sequence genome includes a window with the following:
- the FOXI3 gene encoding forkhead box protein I3 yields the protein MSAGDLQPSSPASPQPRRAREAPEMAVYCGEPFSVYPQPGLPPPGAAAASSTQRPAAYALGDYGAPANAGYLWGVSGPAPYLQGGPGPAAPFLPPASYGCSRGGQLGGAPSAPGSPSPAAAELSWLSLAGQEELLRLVRPPYSYSALIAMAIQSAPGRKLTLSHIYQYVAENFPFYKRSKAGWQNSIRHNLSLNDCFRKVPRDEDDPGKGNYWTLDPNCEKMFDNGNFRRKRKRRSEPNTPTVVSSGGGLKAEEGRPIPAAAGKPCGNSPSPELDLSPARDHPKSSSSPGIISATPGCLSTFFSGMSSLSSGGSRLAGGFSRELHHRNFPAGQMSGGTFTASSSNSSQEVLPPDQLQRVPGPTAAYYSSFHPSSSQGTQYNHYYNFTVNSLIYARDGTEV from the exons ATGAGCGCCGGTGACTTGCAGCCCAGCTCCCCCGCCAGCCCGCAGCCCCGCCGGGCCCGGGAGGCGCCCGAGATGGCCGTGTACTGCGGCGAGCCCTTCAGCGTGTACCCGCAGCCCGGCCTGCCCCCGCCCGGCGCCGCGGCCGCCTCCTCCACGCAGCGGCCGGCCGCCTACGCCCTGGGCGACTACGGGGCGCCGGCCAACGCCGGCTACCTGTGGGGCGTGAGCGGCCCGGCCCCGTACCTGCAGGGCGGCCCCGGGCCGGCCGCCCCCTTCCTGCCGCCCGCCTCCTACGGCTGCTCGCGAGGCGGCCAGCTGGGGGGCGCCCCCTCCGCGCCCGGCTCGCCCTCGCCCGCGGCGGCCGAGCTGAGCTGGCTGAGCCTGGCCgggcaggaggagctgctgcgGCTGGTGCGGCCGCCCTACTCCTACTCGGCGCTGatcgccatggccatccagagCGCGCCCGGCCGCAAGCTCACGCTGAGCCACATCTACCAGTACGTGGCCGAGAACTTCCCCTTCTACAAGCGCAGCAAGGCCGGCTGGCAGAACAGCATCCGCCACAACCTCAGCCTCAACGACTGCTTCCGCAAGGTGCCCCGCGACGAGGACGACCCGG gGAAGGGGAACTACTGGACCTTAGACCCAAACTGTGAGAAGATGTTTGACAATGGGAATTTCCGGCGCAAGCGCAAACGGCGCTCTGAGCCTAACACCCCCACTGTGGTGTCCTCTGGCGGAGGCCTGAAGGCTGAGGAAGGGCGTCCCATCCCGGCTGCTGCAGGCAAGCCCTgtggaaacagcccctccccagagctggaCCTATCACCTGCCAGGGACCATCCCAAAAGCTCCTCTTCTCCAGGCATCATCTCAGCCACCCCGGGCTGCCTGAGCACCTTCTTCAGTGGCATGAGCTCACTGAGTAGTGGAGGGAGCCGCCTGGCGGGAGGCTTCAGCAGGGAGCTGCACCACCGGAACTTCCCCGCTGGGCAGATGAGTGGTGGCACCTTCACTGCCTCCTCCAGCAACTCCTCCCAAGAGGTGCTCCCACCAGACCAGCTGCAGCGAGTTCCGGGGCCCACTGCTGCCTATTACAGCTCCTTCcatcccagcagcagccagggaacCCAGTACAACCATTACTACAACTTCACAGTCAACAGCCTCATCTACGCCCGGGATGGCACTGAGGTGTAG